A genomic segment from Geitlerinema sp. PCC 7407 encodes:
- a CDS encoding ABC transporter ATP-binding protein — MFDSDAPSALAAHQLTLAYDGAVIVRGLDLTIPRQQITTLVGPNGCGKSTLLRGLARLLRPQAGAVYLEGRAIAQLPAKALAKRLGILPQSPAAPEGLTVRELVAQGRYPHQGWLQQWSAEDEQKVEAAITTTHLQDFANRPLDTLSGGQRQRAWIAMALAQDTEILLLDEPTTYLDLAHQIEVLDLLYDLNYQAQRTIVMVLHDLNLAGRYSHHLVALRQGAVIAQGTPGEVITEAVIKAVFDLDSRVIRDPLTSTPLCVPISRTIVASQSTSTKTILRADKT; from the coding sequence ATGTTTGACTCTGATGCTCCTTCAGCTTTGGCAGCTCACCAGCTCACCCTGGCCTACGACGGCGCGGTGATCGTGCGGGGGCTGGACCTGACGATTCCGCGTCAGCAGATCACCACCCTGGTCGGCCCCAACGGCTGCGGCAAGTCAACCCTGCTGCGCGGGCTCGCCCGCCTGCTGCGGCCCCAGGCAGGCGCGGTGTACCTGGAGGGACGGGCGATCGCCCAGCTACCGGCCAAAGCTCTGGCCAAACGGCTGGGCATCCTGCCCCAGAGCCCGGCGGCCCCCGAAGGTCTGACGGTGCGAGAGCTGGTGGCCCAGGGCCGCTATCCCCACCAAGGCTGGCTCCAGCAGTGGTCCGCCGAGGATGAGCAAAAAGTCGAAGCGGCGATCACCACCACCCACCTCCAGGACTTCGCCAACCGCCCCCTCGACACCCTCTCCGGCGGCCAGCGCCAGCGCGCCTGGATCGCCATGGCCCTGGCTCAGGACACCGAAATTTTGCTGCTGGACGAGCCCACCACCTACCTGGATCTAGCCCACCAGATCGAAGTCCTCGATCTGCTCTACGACCTCAACTACCAGGCCCAGCGCACCATTGTGATGGTGTTGCACGACCTCAACTTGGCCGGTCGCTACAGCCACCACCTGGTGGCCCTCCGCCAAGGAGCCGTGATCGCCCAGGGGACGCCTGGGGAAGTCATCACTGAGGCCGTGATCAAAGCGGTCTTCGATCTTGACAGTCGCGTGATCCGAGACCCCCTGACCAGCACGCCTCTGTGCGTGCCGATCAGCCGAACCATTGTTGCTTCTCAATCCACTTCAACGAAGACAATACTGAGAGCCGATAAAACTTAA
- a CDS encoding NB-ARC domain-containing protein, with product MTSRATLNRFWACRPIRRETFIAICQAVEVNWQMVADPQAIAPLSIADAVSITDLPLQEGSWQSWGDAPDTGVFYGRAEELARLESWIVKERCRLVALLDMGGIGKTALAAKLGRRMGGDFERVMWRSLRNAPMLEEMLADFGQFFGYGAEGDLPNHLDGKILALMEHLQNRRCLIVLDNLESILQEGDRTGRYRPGYEGYGQLLRYVADTAHQSCVLFTSRERPKGLATFEGHTLPVRCFLLSGLLEAEGREIFRTKGTFSATNEDWSLLIRRYGGNPLALKIVASAVRDFFGSDIAQFLEFLRQGPFIFDDIRELLERQFGRLTPLEQEIMYWLALNGESVSFQTLQANLAMPLPPLEALESLASLQRRSLIEKSGDRFTQQPVVMEYVLHRFIERVTEEITRRDLQLFCQHALIKAQAQEALRETQRIHIVQPLLYYLLARLGPPERLRLTLEALLADLQGKSAPEIGYAADNLLHLLGALAGDRQSYGASSLISRQSDST from the coding sequence TTGACTTCTCGCGCAACCCTCAACCGATTTTGGGCTTGTCGGCCGATCCGGCGAGAAACCTTCATTGCGATTTGTCAGGCAGTCGAGGTGAACTGGCAAATGGTGGCGGATCCGCAGGCGATCGCTCCCTTGTCCATCGCGGACGCCGTCAGCATCACAGACTTGCCGCTCCAAGAAGGATCCTGGCAAAGCTGGGGCGACGCCCCAGACACCGGCGTTTTCTATGGTCGGGCCGAGGAGCTGGCTCGCCTGGAGTCATGGATCGTCAAGGAGCGGTGCCGCCTGGTGGCGCTCCTGGACATGGGCGGCATCGGCAAGACGGCCCTGGCGGCGAAACTGGGACGCCGTATGGGCGGAGACTTCGAGCGGGTGATGTGGCGCAGCCTGCGCAACGCGCCGATGCTGGAGGAGATGCTGGCAGATTTTGGGCAGTTCTTTGGCTATGGGGCAGAGGGCGATCTGCCGAACCACCTCGACGGCAAGATCCTGGCGCTGATGGAGCATTTGCAAAACCGCCGCTGCCTGATCGTGCTGGACAATCTGGAGTCGATCTTGCAGGAGGGCGATCGCACGGGGCGCTACCGACCGGGCTATGAGGGCTACGGCCAGCTTTTGCGCTACGTGGCAGACACCGCCCACCAGAGCTGCGTGCTGTTTACGTCGCGGGAGCGGCCCAAGGGCTTGGCCACCTTCGAGGGGCACACGCTGCCGGTGCGCTGTTTTTTGCTGTCGGGGCTGCTGGAGGCAGAGGGACGGGAGATTTTTCGCACGAAAGGGACCTTTTCGGCAACCAATGAGGATTGGAGCCTGCTGATTCGGCGCTACGGCGGCAATCCCCTGGCCCTCAAGATCGTGGCTTCGGCAGTGCGAGATTTCTTTGGCAGCGATATTGCGCAGTTTTTGGAGTTTTTGCGCCAGGGGCCGTTTATTTTCGACGATATTCGCGAGCTGCTAGAGCGTCAGTTTGGGCGCCTGACGCCCCTCGAGCAGGAAATCATGTACTGGCTAGCCCTCAACGGGGAGTCGGTTTCTTTCCAGACGCTCCAGGCCAATCTGGCGATGCCGCTGCCACCCCTGGAGGCGCTGGAGTCCCTGGCTTCGCTCCAGCGGCGATCGCTGATCGAAAAAAGCGGCGATCGCTTTACCCAGCAGCCGGTGGTCATGGAGTACGTCCTGCATCGCTTCATTGAGCGCGTGACCGAAGAGATCACCCGCCGCGATCTGCAACTGTTTTGTCAGCATGCGCTAATCAAGGCCCAGGCCCAAGAGGCCCTGCGGGAAACCCAAAGAATTCACATCGTGCAGCCGCTGCTGTACTACTTGCTGGCTCGCCTGGGACCACCGGAGCGCCTCCGGCTCACCCTGGAGGCGCTACTGGCGGATCTGCAGGGAAAGTCCGCTCCAGAAATTGGCTATGCGGCTGACAATCTCCTGCATCTGCTGGGGGCGCTCGCAGGCGATCGCCAAAGCTACGGTGCCTCGAGCCTGATCAGCCGCCAAAGCGACTCGACCTAG
- a CDS encoding decarboxylase, translated as MGDDTLDLPFFLSPSLAQELLKTYGSPLYVYDGDRLKQTIEQITQAIPYRHTQFCFASVTNGNLSLLRIFREANWGLHANTPGDIYLGLQAGFQPSAIVYSGSNLNREEMAQVLTWGVATLNLDSLMQLQLCCEVYHALPAAAKPPSLRLGLRLNHPKLTGESRIGVRPQEFPDAIRIVAQANHANAHSQSTSLKLSGLHFYRGTGTNATQAFTQVIDSVLDLAQQLPDWEYLDFGGGFGYPYHHQGATFDWPEFGQTLTEKLAERSQRVGKALQLVIEPGRAAIAGCATLLTTVVSIKWQDHQQIVGTDTTVANLSVPTVHGGHREIISLVPSLHRSASPLYSTDVCGNTTYSRDYLGRHCQLPNLSVGDTLAILDVGAYGYAMSSHFLHRPRPAEVLLRQNHHHLIRQRENYDVLLTNQVFDSNNVF; from the coding sequence ATGGGCGATGACACTTTGGATCTGCCGTTTTTCCTCTCCCCATCCCTCGCTCAGGAACTGCTCAAGACTTACGGCTCTCCGCTTTATGTCTATGATGGCGATCGCCTCAAACAAACCATTGAGCAGATCACTCAGGCAATTCCCTATCGCCACACCCAGTTTTGCTTTGCCAGTGTCACCAATGGCAACCTTTCCCTGCTGCGGATCTTTCGAGAGGCTAATTGGGGGCTTCATGCCAACACCCCCGGAGACATTTATCTGGGTTTGCAGGCAGGATTTCAGCCCTCTGCGATTGTCTACAGTGGCAGCAATTTAAACCGTGAAGAAATGGCGCAGGTGTTGACGTGGGGAGTTGCAACACTCAACCTAGATAGTCTAATGCAACTGCAATTGTGCTGTGAGGTCTATCACGCTCTGCCAGCCGCCGCTAAACCTCCCTCGCTCCGTTTGGGACTGCGGTTGAATCATCCCAAGCTGACAGGAGAGAGTCGCATTGGGGTCCGTCCCCAGGAGTTTCCCGATGCAATTCGGATCGTGGCCCAAGCCAACCATGCCAATGCTCACAGCCAATCAACCAGCCTGAAGTTAAGTGGGTTGCATTTTTATCGGGGAACGGGCACCAATGCCACTCAAGCCTTTACGCAAGTGATTGACAGCGTTCTCGACCTGGCTCAACAGTTACCTGACTGGGAATACTTAGACTTTGGTGGTGGCTTTGGCTATCCCTATCACCATCAGGGAGCCACCTTTGATTGGCCCGAGTTTGGTCAGACTTTAACCGAAAAATTGGCGGAGCGATCGCAACGAGTCGGAAAAGCGCTCCAGCTTGTGATCGAACCAGGACGAGCCGCGATCGCCGGTTGCGCCACCTTACTCACCACCGTTGTCTCTATAAAGTGGCAAGATCATCAACAAATCGTCGGAACCGATACCACCGTTGCCAATCTTTCTGTACCCACTGTTCACGGCGGGCATCGCGAAATTATATCCCTGGTTCCCAGCCTTCATCGCTCTGCTAGCCCCTTATACTCAACCGATGTTTGCGGCAATACTACCTATTCGCGCGACTATTTGGGACGGCACTGCCAGCTACCAAATCTGTCTGTTGGCGATACGCTGGCCATTCTGGATGTGGGGGCCTACGGTTATGCGATGTCATCCCACTTTTTACATCGACCCCGTCCAGCAGAAGTTTTACTAAGGCAAAATCATCATCACTTAATTCGTCAGCGTGAAAATTATGACGTATTGCTCACCAATCAGGTGTTTGATTCCAATAATGTATTCTGA
- a CDS encoding asparagine synthetase B has product MTVSVATCPQQLVGYWGYGDPARLGQSLKRLLSQARETDWAVTSQPTSDGTLAVLSAAGLASDLQTETALADIWVQVGEQSLTLGRQAFGRVPLYWMQVEQVIWFSSRLQTLLPLVASPGVNFAALYGYSCFSYVPTPLTPVEGVVAVPAGVEETWRMSAGTLASPHSRDLLDWREVPDPVDNEQAAIAQLQTLLKAAVERQITDLPDETVGVLLSGGLDSSIVAALLVQMGVKVRAYTLDFGDEFERGGMTESPYAEQVASWLNIPLIKVDATPRRIQAALIPTIKALDLPFGDGVTVPLSLLCQAASQDTGIIFNGEGGDQLFAGWTNKPLIAASIYQSEHPDDYQSFADHYLRTFHRLWGYEAQVFQPAVYAAIQDMNPQDWLYPALDPTETRSLLHRLRRASLMLKGAQNIHPRATNLAFAHGLQVRSPFCDMALAQWTFQVSSELYLQGACEKYILKRAVEPWLPPEIVWRQKRGMGVPLTAWCLNEWWRSLGVWLNPGTLQAEGRWQPDLAARIVEGNLGGMIQGRRIGETLWLLIVWQLWRSHVLGEPLENPSWNHPFLLPYQLWRFTHRCL; this is encoded by the coding sequence ATGACCGTCAGCGTTGCCACCTGTCCACAGCAGCTCGTGGGGTATTGGGGCTATGGCGATCCGGCAAGATTAGGGCAATCGTTGAAGCGGCTTTTATCCCAAGCTAGGGAAACAGACTGGGCCGTCACTTCTCAGCCTACTTCTGATGGCACCTTGGCGGTTTTGTCTGCGGCTGGTTTGGCCTCTGATCTACAGACAGAGACTGCCTTAGCTGATATCTGGGTACAGGTGGGAGAGCAGAGCTTGACCCTGGGACGACAAGCCTTTGGACGAGTGCCACTCTACTGGATGCAGGTTGAGCAGGTGATCTGGTTTTCCTCGCGGTTACAAACGCTCCTGCCACTCGTAGCCTCTCCAGGCGTCAACTTTGCTGCTTTGTATGGCTATAGCTGTTTCTCCTATGTGCCCACGCCGTTAACCCCCGTTGAAGGGGTTGTCGCTGTACCTGCTGGAGTTGAGGAAACTTGGCGAATGAGCGCGGGAACCCTGGCATCTCCTCACTCCCGCGATCTCTTGGACTGGCGAGAAGTACCTGACCCAGTGGACAACGAGCAAGCGGCGATCGCTCAACTCCAAACTCTCTTAAAAGCGGCGGTTGAACGGCAAATCACTGACCTGCCTGATGAGACGGTCGGTGTGCTGCTGTCGGGGGGCTTAGACTCTTCGATTGTGGCAGCGCTGCTGGTGCAAATGGGGGTGAAAGTACGTGCCTACACCCTCGATTTTGGGGATGAGTTTGAGCGCGGAGGCATGACAGAATCTCCGTACGCCGAGCAGGTTGCTAGCTGGCTAAACATTCCTCTGATTAAAGTCGATGCTACTCCCCGACGGATTCAGGCTGCTTTGATTCCCACGATTAAAGCGTTGGATCTACCCTTTGGGGATGGAGTCACGGTTCCCCTGTCTTTGCTCTGTCAGGCGGCCAGTCAGGACACCGGCATTATCTTCAATGGTGAAGGAGGTGACCAGTTATTTGCGGGGTGGACGAACAAACCGCTGATTGCCGCCAGCATTTATCAATCGGAGCATCCCGATGATTATCAGTCGTTCGCCGACCATTATCTACGAACCTTTCATCGCCTCTGGGGGTATGAAGCACAGGTATTTCAGCCCGCTGTTTATGCTGCAATTCAGGATATGAATCCTCAGGATTGGTTATATCCCGCATTAGACCCGACCGAAACTCGATCGCTCCTCCATCGACTGCGCCGAGCCTCTCTGATGCTGAAGGGAGCCCAAAATATCCACCCACGAGCAACTAACCTGGCGTTTGCCCACGGCTTGCAGGTTCGATCGCCCTTTTGTGACATGGCGCTTGCCCAATGGACTTTTCAAGTGTCGAGTGAACTGTATTTGCAGGGAGCGTGCGAGAAATATATTCTCAAGCGGGCGGTAGAACCCTGGCTCCCTCCAGAGATTGTGTGGCGGCAAAAGCGCGGGATGGGGGTTCCTTTGACCGCGTGGTGTTTGAATGAATGGTGGCGATCGCTGGGAGTCTGGTTGAATCCTGGTACTTTACAAGCAGAAGGACGATGGCAGCCTGATTTAGCAGCGCGTATTGTTGAAGGTAATTTAGGAGGCATGATTCAGGGGCGACGGATTGGTGAAACCCTTTGGTTATTGATTGTTTGGCAATTGTGGCGATCGCACGTTCTGGGTGAACCCCTAGAGAATCCATCCTGGAACCATCCTTTTTTACTGCCCTATCAGTTGTGGAGGTTTACTCACCGATGTCTCTAG
- the kaiC gene encoding circadian clock protein KaiC has translation MSPTDRPSTLRNMLQKCPTGIQGLDEITNGGLPKGRPTLICGAAGCGKTLLSMEFLVRGATQYGEPGVFLSFEETSEELTQNVASLGWDLEQLIADKLIGLDYLYIDPADIHETGDYDLEGLFIRLNSAIDSVGAKRVVLDTVEVLFAGLSNASIVRAELRRLFRWLKTKGVTAVITGERGENSLTRQGLEEYVSDCVIRLDQRIHEELSTRRLQILKYRGSHHGSNEYPFLIEENGISVLPITSIGLNHPISSDRVSTGISRLDAMLGGQGYFRGSSILITGMAGTGKSTLAASFAASVCDRGERCLYIAFEEAPQQILRNMRSIGLDLEPYLRQGNLDIQAIRPTAHGLELHLVQIHRWLTTFRPHSVVIDPISNLTLTGSTLQAKAFFMRLIDYLKSQQITTVMTNLITGGSPLESTEIGISSLMDTWLEVRIMESNGERNRILQVIKSRGMEHSNQVREFRLSSQGVDLIDVYLGQGTVLTGSARLQQEAADQRAHLQQQQQIARRRREIEQQRHLLQSQIEALQQQMEAETQELNYLCQADDAEKAGLLREQEIIAKFRWAD, from the coding sequence ATGTCTCCTACCGATCGGCCCAGCACTTTACGCAACATGCTCCAAAAATGCCCCACCGGCATTCAAGGGTTGGACGAAATCACCAACGGCGGCCTGCCCAAAGGTCGTCCCACCCTGATTTGTGGTGCTGCTGGGTGTGGCAAAACCCTCTTGAGCATGGAATTTTTGGTGCGGGGCGCTACCCAGTATGGCGAACCTGGTGTCTTTCTATCTTTTGAGGAGACCTCGGAGGAGCTGACTCAAAACGTCGCCTCCCTGGGCTGGGATCTAGAGCAGCTCATTGCCGATAAGCTTATTGGTTTAGATTATCTCTATATTGATCCAGCAGATATCCACGAAACGGGCGACTATGATTTAGAGGGACTCTTTATTCGTCTCAATAGCGCCATCGATAGTGTTGGAGCCAAGCGCGTTGTTCTCGATACGGTCGAGGTTCTTTTCGCTGGCCTGTCCAATGCCTCCATTGTCCGGGCGGAGCTGCGCCGCCTGTTTCGCTGGCTCAAGACCAAGGGCGTCACGGCTGTCATCACCGGTGAGCGAGGCGAAAATAGTCTCACTCGCCAGGGCCTCGAAGAGTATGTTTCTGACTGCGTGATTCGCCTCGATCAGCGCATTCACGAGGAGCTCTCGACGCGCCGTCTACAGATTCTGAAATATCGAGGATCTCACCACGGCAGCAATGAGTATCCTTTTTTGATCGAAGAGAACGGCATTTCTGTCTTACCCATTACGTCGATCGGCCTCAATCACCCGATTTCCAGCGATCGCGTTTCTACAGGGATTTCTCGCCTCGATGCCATGCTGGGCGGACAGGGCTATTTTCGAGGCAGCAGTATTTTGATCACGGGAATGGCCGGCACGGGCAAAAGTACCCTCGCTGCCTCCTTTGCCGCGTCGGTCTGCGATCGCGGCGAGCGGTGTCTCTATATCGCCTTTGAAGAAGCCCCCCAGCAAATCCTGCGCAACATGCGCTCGATAGGTCTGGATCTAGAACCCTATCTCCGCCAGGGCAATCTCGATATCCAGGCCATCCGCCCCACGGCCCACGGCCTCGAGCTGCATTTGGTGCAGATTCATCGCTGGCTTACGACCTTTCGGCCTCACAGCGTCGTCATCGACCCCATCAGTAACCTGACCCTGACCGGCAGCACTCTGCAAGCCAAAGCTTTTTTCATGCGGCTGATCGACTATCTCAAGTCCCAGCAGATCACCACGGTGATGACGAACCTGATCACTGGCGGCAGTCCCCTCGAATCCACCGAGATCGGCATCTCCTCGCTGATGGATACCTGGCTAGAGGTTCGGATCATGGAGAGTAACGGTGAGCGAAATCGAATCTTGCAGGTGATCAAGTCCCGAGGGATGGAGCACTCCAATCAAGTCCGGGAGTTTCGCCTGAGCAGTCAGGGCGTTGACCTGATCGATGTCTATCTGGGACAAGGGACGGTCCTGACGGGCTCGGCTCGCCTGCAACAGGAGGCCGCTGACCAGCGAGCTCACCTCCAGCAGCAGCAGCAGATCGCCCGCCGCCGCCGCGAAATCGAGCAGCAGCGGCACCTCCTCCAGTCCCAGATCGAGGCCCTCCAGCAGCAGATGGAGGCTGAGACTCAGGAGCTGAACTATCTATGCCAGGCTGACGATGCGGAAAAGGCGGGTTTGCTGCGGGAGCAGGAGATCATCGCTAAGTTTCGCTGGGCTGATTGA
- a CDS encoding cytochrome ubiquinol oxidase subunit I, which translates to MELLSNTLALSRMQFALTAIFHMLWPVLSTGMAIYLVIIEGLWLKTQNPDYYRHARFWAKLYVLNFGVGVASGLPMEFQFGTNWAPFSEAVGDFFGSILGFEGAMAFMLEAGFLGIMLFGWGRVHPVIHYFSTIMVAFGANLSTFWILAANSWMQTPAGGEMVNGKFVVSDYFQAILNPFMLNSVLHMFFATLETSLFVIGGISAWYILNDRHSAFFAKSLKIVLAAAIAVAPLQIYIGHLSGEQVARYQPTKLAAMEAKWETSLAGETADWSLIALPNQGEQRNDWEISIPQALGYILEFKPTLSHDVPGLRAFQPEEQPRMIPLIYYAFRIMIAIGFFFAALMGVSVVQWLRGKLAPEAIARQKWLLRGWILAAPLGYIAVESGWIVRCVGRQPWTVYGQIRTVDAVSNLPASTVLGSLTSFAVIYSVLFVSTLYFGSRILRKGPNLTLPVPGLEDQPAVETAPATHEPDHRPLEAQQ; encoded by the coding sequence ATGGAACTGTTATCCAACACCCTCGCCCTATCGCGAATGCAATTCGCGCTAACGGCAATTTTTCACATGCTGTGGCCCGTGCTGAGTACCGGCATGGCGATCTATCTAGTCATTATCGAAGGCCTCTGGCTCAAGACCCAAAACCCGGACTACTACCGCCATGCGCGGTTTTGGGCCAAGCTCTACGTGCTTAATTTTGGCGTGGGCGTTGCCTCTGGGCTGCCCATGGAGTTTCAGTTTGGCACTAACTGGGCTCCCTTCTCCGAAGCGGTTGGCGACTTTTTTGGCAGTATTCTTGGCTTTGAGGGAGCCATGGCCTTCATGCTGGAGGCAGGGTTTCTGGGGATTATGCTGTTTGGCTGGGGCCGCGTGCATCCCGTCATTCACTATTTTTCGACCATCATGGTGGCCTTTGGGGCCAACCTCTCCACCTTCTGGATTTTGGCGGCCAACTCCTGGATGCAAACCCCCGCTGGCGGTGAGATGGTGAATGGGAAGTTCGTGGTCTCTGACTATTTCCAGGCGATTTTGAATCCCTTTATGCTCAACAGCGTGCTGCATATGTTTTTTGCCACGCTGGAGACTTCGCTGTTTGTGATTGGCGGCATCAGCGCGTGGTATATCCTAAACGATCGCCATTCGGCCTTTTTTGCCAAATCTCTCAAAATTGTCCTGGCCGCTGCGATCGCCGTTGCGCCGCTCCAGATCTATATCGGTCACCTCAGCGGCGAACAGGTCGCCCGCTATCAGCCCACCAAGCTCGCCGCCATGGAGGCGAAGTGGGAGACCAGCCTCGCCGGAGAAACCGCAGACTGGAGCTTGATCGCCCTGCCCAATCAGGGTGAGCAGCGCAACGACTGGGAGATCAGCATTCCCCAGGCCCTCGGCTATATCTTGGAGTTCAAGCCGACTCTCTCCCACGATGTGCCGGGCCTGCGCGCCTTCCAGCCCGAAGAGCAGCCCCGGATGATTCCGCTAATTTATTACGCCTTCCGGATCATGATCGCCATTGGCTTTTTCTTCGCAGCGCTGATGGGCGTCAGCGTGGTGCAGTGGCTGCGCGGCAAGCTCGCGCCGGAGGCGATCGCCCGCCAAAAGTGGCTCCTGCGCGGCTGGATCTTGGCCGCGCCCCTGGGGTATATCGCCGTGGAGTCTGGCTGGATCGTGCGCTGCGTTGGCCGTCAGCCGTGGACCGTCTATGGCCAGATTCGCACCGTGGACGCTGTCTCCAACCTGCCTGCCTCCACCGTCCTGGGATCTCTGACGAGTTTTGCAGTCATCTATAGCGTTCTGTTTGTCTCCACGCTCTACTTTGGTAGCCGCATCCTGCGCAAGGGGCCAAACCTCACCCTGCCGGTGCCGGGCCTCGAAGATCAGCCCGCCGTGGAGACCGCGCCGGCGACCCACGAGCCCGATCACCGACCCCTCGAAGCGCAGCAATAG
- the cydB gene encoding cytochrome d ubiquinol oxidase subunit II, whose product MDALLHFLPQVWFVILALFLLLYVMLDGFDLGVGILSLTASSEERRSILMTSLGNVWDANETWLVLMGGALFGAFPLAYATILHALYVPIWVMIFGLIFRAVAFEFREHARRKYFWNVAFGAGSFLAALGQGFALGSVIAGIPVDAEGHFVGGTWDWLTLQSFLVALTLIQGYVLIGSTYLILKTEGELQKTHYRTAKIAAWTTLVGAIFITITTPIFYESARSRLFQEPLVYLFAAIPVLGIFLVGLLLRSLSRAEERTPFVWTILIFLLTFIGLGMIVFPYIIPPSVTIYQAAAAPSALVFMIIFIGFLIPIMLFYNIYNYIVFRGKVTGEVYGGE is encoded by the coding sequence ATGGACGCCCTTTTACACTTTTTGCCCCAGGTTTGGTTCGTCATTCTGGCGCTCTTTCTGCTGCTCTACGTCATGCTAGATGGCTTTGACCTAGGCGTGGGCATTCTCTCTCTCACGGCCTCCTCTGAGGAGCGCCGCAGCATTTTGATGACCAGTCTTGGCAATGTGTGGGACGCCAACGAGACGTGGCTGGTGCTGATGGGCGGGGCGCTGTTTGGGGCTTTTCCTTTGGCCTACGCCACCATTCTCCACGCCCTCTATGTGCCCATTTGGGTGATGATTTTTGGTCTGATTTTTCGGGCCGTCGCCTTCGAGTTTCGAGAGCACGCCCGCCGCAAATACTTCTGGAATGTGGCCTTTGGGGCAGGCAGCTTTTTGGCGGCCTTGGGCCAGGGATTTGCCTTGGGCTCTGTGATTGCCGGTATCCCCGTAGATGCCGAAGGCCACTTTGTGGGGGGGACCTGGGACTGGCTGACCTTGCAGAGTTTCTTGGTTGCTCTCACTTTGATCCAGGGCTATGTCTTGATTGGCTCGACCTATCTCATTTTGAAAACGGAAGGAGAGCTCCAAAAGACCCACTACCGAACCGCGAAGATCGCGGCCTGGACCACCTTGGTGGGGGCAATTTTCATCACGATCACGACGCCGATTTTCTATGAAAGCGCGCGATCGCGCCTGTTTCAGGAGCCCCTTGTCTATCTCTTTGCCGCCATTCCTGTTTTGGGAATCTTCCTGGTTGGTCTCCTGTTGCGCAGCCTCAGCCGAGCAGAAGAGAGAACGCCCTTTGTCTGGACGATTTTGATCTTTTTGCTCACCTTCATTGGTCTTGGAATGATTGTGTTTCCCTACATCATTCCGCCGTCGGTGACCATTTACCAGGCAGCGGCAGCCCCTAGCGCGCTGGTCTTCATGATCATTTTCATCGGCTTTCTCATCCCGATCATGTTGTTCTACAACATCTATAACTACATTGTCTTCCGAGGCAAAGTGACGGGAGAAGTCTATGGTGGCGAATAG